One region of Synechococcus elongatus PCC 11801 genomic DNA includes:
- the nuoH gene encoding NADH-quinone oxidoreductase subunit NuoH, with protein MDRGIDLQGTFIQSLEALGLSPGLAKLLWMPLPMLLMIIAATVGVLVTVWLERKISAAVQQRIGPEYAGPLGVLQSAADGLKLILKEDIIPAKADAFLFTIGPALVVIPVFLSYLIVPFGQELIITNVGAGVFLWIALSSIQPIGLLMSGYASNNKYSLLGGLRAAAQSISYEIPLALAVLAVVMMSNSLSTIDIVDQQSGYGILGWNIWRQPVGFIIFWIAALAECERLPFDLPEAEEELVAGYQTEYAGMKFALFYVGSYVNLILSALLVSILYLGGWEFPIPLDRLAGWIGVDPANPILQITTAALGITMTVLKAYLLVFTAILLRWTVPRVRIDQLLDLGWKFLLPISLVNLLVTAALKLTFPVAFGG; from the coding sequence ATGGACAGAGGGATCGACCTCCAAGGCACATTCATTCAATCTCTGGAAGCCTTGGGGCTCTCTCCGGGCCTTGCCAAGCTTCTTTGGATGCCCTTGCCCATGTTGCTGATGATCATCGCGGCAACAGTCGGGGTGCTTGTCACCGTTTGGCTAGAGCGTAAAATCTCTGCTGCGGTGCAGCAACGGATTGGCCCTGAGTATGCCGGCCCGCTAGGGGTTCTGCAATCAGCGGCGGATGGTCTGAAATTGATCTTGAAGGAAGACATCATTCCAGCCAAAGCCGATGCCTTCCTGTTCACGATTGGTCCAGCGCTGGTTGTTATCCCTGTCTTCTTGTCTTACCTGATCGTCCCCTTTGGGCAAGAACTGATCATTACGAACGTCGGAGCTGGCGTTTTTCTCTGGATTGCGCTCTCCAGTATTCAGCCGATTGGCTTGTTGATGTCGGGCTATGCCTCGAACAATAAGTACTCGCTCTTGGGTGGCTTGCGGGCGGCAGCGCAGTCGATTAGCTACGAGATTCCGCTAGCTCTCGCAGTGCTGGCGGTAGTGATGATGTCCAATTCGCTGAGCACGATCGATATCGTCGATCAGCAGTCGGGCTACGGCATTTTGGGATGGAACATCTGGCGGCAACCGGTGGGTTTCATCATCTTCTGGATCGCAGCGCTGGCAGAGTGTGAGCGCTTGCCCTTTGACTTGCCAGAAGCCGAAGAAGAGTTGGTCGCTGGCTATCAAACCGAATATGCCGGCATGAAGTTCGCCCTCTTCTACGTTGGTTCCTACGTCAACCTGATTCTCTCGGCCCTGCTGGTTTCCATTCTCTATTTGGGCGGATGGGAGTTCCCGATTCCCCTCGATCGCCTTGCAGGCTGGATTGGTGTGGATCCTGCAAATCCGATTCTGCAGATCACGACAGCGGCGCTGGGGATTACGATGACTGTCCTCAAGGCTTATCTGCTGGTGTTCACGGCGATTCTGCTGCGCTGGACGGTTCCACGGGTGCGGATTGACCAACTCCTCGATCTGGGCTGGAAGTTCCTACTCCCGATCTCGCTGGTGAATCTGCTAGTGACTGCAGCGTTGAAACTAACCTTCCCTGTCGCCTTTGGTGGTTAG
- the ndhI gene encoding NAD(P)H-quinone oxidoreductase subunit I, with the protein MLKFLKQVGDYAKESLQAAKAIGQGLGVTFDHMQRRPVTVQYPYEKLIPSERYRGRIHYEFDKCIACEVCVRVCPINLPVVDWVYNKETKKKDLKNYSIDFGACIFCGNCVEYCPTNCLSMTEEYELATYDRHELNYDNVALGRLPYKVTDDPMVTPFREFAYLPKGEYDPHVVADDRPRAGQRPEELVDQYKQAAAATEEN; encoded by the coding sequence ATGCTGAAATTTCTGAAGCAAGTCGGAGACTACGCCAAGGAAAGTCTCCAGGCGGCCAAGGCGATCGGCCAGGGTTTGGGGGTCACCTTTGACCACATGCAGCGGCGTCCGGTGACGGTGCAGTATCCCTACGAAAAGCTGATTCCGTCGGAGCGCTATCGCGGCCGGATTCACTACGAATTCGATAAGTGCATTGCCTGCGAAGTCTGTGTACGGGTCTGCCCGATTAACCTGCCGGTAGTGGACTGGGTCTACAACAAAGAGACGAAGAAGAAAGACCTCAAGAACTACAGCATCGACTTTGGGGCTTGCATCTTCTGTGGCAACTGCGTCGAGTACTGCCCAACCAACTGCCTATCGATGACCGAGGAGTATGAACTAGCGACCTACGATCGCCATGAGCTGAACTACGACAACGTTGCCTTGGGTCGTCTGCCCTACAAAGTGACGGATGATCCGATGGTGACGCCCTTCCGCGAATTCGCTTACCTGCCGAAAGGTGAGTACGACCCCCACGTGGTGGCGGACGATCGTCCACGGGCGGGTCAGCGTCCCGAAGAACTCGTCGATCAGTACAAGCAGGCTGCTGCCGCTACCGAGGAGAACTAA
- a CDS encoding NADH-quinone oxidoreductase subunit J, with product MTLAEGVQLVTFIILTAGVVLAALGVVLASNIVYSAFLLGGVFISIAGLYLLLNASFVAFAQVLIYVGAVNVLILFAIMLVNKREDFRPLKFNWLRKGLTVLVCGGLFALLSLTVLSTPWAVTPTPGASGDEAIYLIGEHFFSDYLLPFELASVLLLMAMIGAIVLARRDFEPEDVMTGATADLQLPERSREELLTGAGKK from the coding sequence GTGACTCTTGCCGAAGGCGTTCAACTAGTTACATTCATCATCCTGACGGCTGGGGTGGTTTTGGCGGCCTTGGGGGTCGTTCTTGCCAGCAATATTGTCTACTCAGCCTTTTTACTGGGCGGTGTCTTCATCAGTATTGCGGGTCTCTATCTGCTGCTGAATGCCAGCTTTGTAGCCTTTGCCCAAGTGCTGATCTACGTCGGTGCCGTCAACGTCTTGATCCTGTTTGCGATCATGTTGGTCAACAAACGGGAAGACTTCCGACCGCTGAAATTTAACTGGCTGCGCAAAGGGCTAACGGTTCTGGTTTGTGGTGGTCTGTTTGCGCTGCTCAGTCTGACCGTGCTTTCAACGCCTTGGGCCGTGACGCCGACACCAGGTGCTAGTGGTGATGAGGCGATTTACCTGATCGGTGAACACTTCTTCAGCGACTATCTGCTGCCCTTTGAACTGGCTTCGGTATTGCTGTTGATGGCAATGATTGGGGCAATCGTTCTGGCTCGTCGTGATTTTGAGCCTGAAGATGTGATGACTGGTGCGACGGCTGATTTGCAACTGCCCGAGCGATCGCGGGAAGAGTTGCTGACGGGTGCTGGCAAGAAATAA
- the nuoK gene encoding NADH-quinone oxidoreductase subunit NuoK, which translates to MTVPLEYFLVLAAALFCIGVYGLVTSRNAVRVLMSIELMLNAVNLNLMAFSNYLDGTLIRGQVFTVFVITVAAAEAAVGLAILLAIYRNRNTVDMEQFNLLKW; encoded by the coding sequence ATGACTGTACCTCTCGAATACTTTTTGGTTCTCGCTGCTGCCCTGTTCTGCATTGGCGTCTATGGCTTAGTAACCAGCCGCAATGCCGTCCGCGTGTTGATGTCAATTGAGTTAATGTTAAATGCCGTCAACCTCAACCTGATGGCATTCTCCAACTATCTGGATGGCACCTTAATTCGCGGCCAAGTCTTTACCGTCTTTGTGATTACGGTTGCAGCCGCTGAAGCAGCGGTCGGTCTGGCAATTCTGCTGGCAATTTACCGCAACCGCAACACGGTAGATATGGAGCAATTCAATCTCTTGAAGTGGTAA